In Thermoplasma sp. Kam2015, the DNA window ATCTATCCATCACAATTGAGAAAGGTGAATTCTTTGTTATTTTAGGCCCATCCGGCACGGGAAAATCAACCCTTTTGAAGATTATAGTTGGAATTGAGCAACCAGACTCGGGAAAAATTTTCATAGATGGGAAAGATGTTACAAAATTACCCCCAAACAAGAGAAATATAGCTATGGTTTTCCAAAATTATGCTCTATATCCAAACATGAGTGTTTATGATAATATTGCCTTCCCGCTAAGGATGAACCATTTCAGGAATATACCCAGACGTGTACATGAAGTGGCGCAAAAGCTGGGTATAGAAAACTTACTTGATAAGAAGGTTACTCAAATAAGTGGAGGACAACAGCAAAGGGTAGCTTTGGCAAGAGCGATAGTACGCAATCCTGCATTGTTTCTGCTTGATGAACCCCTGAGCAACTTGGACGCTAGGGTCAGATACGCTGCAAGAAATGAATTGAAGAAAATTCAGGAAGAACTCGGGCAGACATTTCTCTTCGTCACTCACGATCAGAAGGAGGCTGAAGCGCTTGGTGATAGAATTGGAGTTCTCCACAATGGTAAATTTGAGCAGATAGGATCATATGATGAACTGTATAACGATCCAAAGACAATTTGGGTTGGTGATTTCATAGGCGATTATCCTATGAATTTCATAGGCAATATGGGCTTTCGACCAGAATGGGCCACAGTTACAGATAAGGGCGAATACCAGGCCAGAGTGGATTCTTTGGAATCTGTTGGCGGAACCTATTTCCTGCACTGCATGGGTCCGGAAGATTCACAG includes these proteins:
- a CDS encoding ABC transporter ATP-binding protein — encoded protein: MTPKLELRNINKAYGKLRVISDLSITIEKGEFFVILGPSGTGKSTLLKIIVGIEQPDSGKIFIDGKDVTKLPPNKRNIAMVFQNYALYPNMSVYDNIAFPLRMNHFRNIPRRVHEVAQKLGIENLLDKKVTQISGGQQQRVALARAIVRNPALFLLDEPLSNLDARVRYAARNELKKIQEELGQTFLFVTHDQKEAEALGDRIGVLHNGKFEQIGSYDELYNDPKTIWVGDFIGDYPMNFIGNMGFRPEWATVTDKGEYQARVDSLESVGGTYFLHCMGPEDSQLILKAEKKYNAGDIINFNINKYKVFDQLENQIQ